Proteins from one Arcobacter sp. F2176 genomic window:
- a CDS encoding tetratricopeptide repeat protein: MKINKIILIVVFLFTFLQAEKFDDAINFYKNKEYSKAYTIFYKLANENNYKAQFNLAQMYKNGWGVEKNYFQSFYWLDKSSISKDPKTLNNLAYYYERGLGTSKNKKMALELYEESANEGYAIAQFNLAMLYEEFNTNEEFLKKAFNFYKKSAKQGFIPAQNNLARLYYFGQGVKKDLDKAFYWYKTAAKVDKDVAAFNLALMYYNGEGTKKDYDKTLYWLKISANYGNKFAQTQLADFYRAGEILNQSYKDAFFWYFEAAANGYAKAQYYVGLFYYEGHGVKKDKGTGLFWMEKSKNQNYVFAKSFLERLKNNPE, from the coding sequence ATGAAAATAAATAAAATTATTTTAATAGTTGTATTTCTATTTACTTTTCTCCAAGCTGAGAAATTTGATGATGCAATAAATTTTTACAAAAATAAAGAATATTCAAAAGCTTACACTATATTTTATAAATTAGCCAATGAAAATAATTATAAAGCACAATTTAATTTGGCTCAAATGTATAAGAATGGATGGGGAGTTGAAAAAAATTATTTTCAGAGTTTTTATTGGTTAGATAAATCTTCTATTTCCAAAGATCCAAAGACTTTAAATAATTTAGCATACTATTATGAAAGAGGATTAGGAACAAGCAAAAATAAAAAAATGGCCTTGGAATTGTATGAAGAATCTGCTAATGAAGGTTATGCTATTGCCCAGTTTAATTTGGCAATGTTATATGAAGAGTTTAATACAAATGAAGAGTTTTTAAAAAAAGCATTTAACTTCTACAAAAAATCTGCAAAACAAGGTTTTATTCCTGCACAAAATAATTTAGCAAGATTGTATTATTTTGGACAAGGTGTAAAGAAAGATTTAGATAAGGCATTTTATTGGTATAAAACAGCTGCTAAAGTTGATAAAGATGTTGCTGCTTTTAACCTTGCTTTGATGTATTATAATGGTGAGGGGACAAAAAAAGATTATGATAAAACACTCTATTGGCTAAAGATATCTGCAAATTATGGTAATAAATTTGCTCAAACTCAATTGGCAGACTTTTATAGAGCAGGTGAAATACTTAATCAAAGTTATAAAGATGCTTTCTTTTGGTATTTTGAAGCAGCTGCAAATGGTTATGCCAAAGCACAGTATTATGTGGGCTTATTTTACTATGAAGGTCATGGTGTAAAAAAAGATAAAGGCACAGGACTTTTTTGGATGGAAAAATCAAAAAATCAAAATTATGTATTTGCAAAATCCTTTTTAGAAAGATTAAAAAATAATCCTGAATAA
- a CDS encoding EAL domain-containing protein, which produces NYYKLSNSINFNSKEPLSLKFFLYKDDKTLNAISKLHFFYEKAREGFDLKSIDENLISSSNIYFFDRKLGRIDYLLDESVLEKKLLKLYDDYLLYSIIAIFLMIIIIYLIYYYFSKSVTLKNVIMFKEYLKEVLDTNMSNKPMEKSGDANIDESIDLLSKILKKYSAVLSELNINKDILERKVFTDDLTGLPNQKVFELDLKNMFILASSGYIGLIKLDCLGSFTKDNGSALANHLIEEFSNTVQNKFSEHGFSKSTFYRFFGSEFAIIIKDESEDKVKDYCTDLEDEFNEVKERYEIKDKLAYYSFIPFDKYGTINSILQSMTESYNKVKDSGETFNIVNSSEVLDKFLFLEQTVRDIISNNSFKITFGLDTKSNGFGEKTIMREVIPIIYDENQERFQIGTFISICEKIDKAVDFDKLVIQRVVQYIKSNEISHVVAINLSLFSLRDKEFINWLHSLLILDKEITKYLVFSLTSYNVSTNIDVFKNFVSEVHRFGAKVILKRYSSNDFSLDELKSFKLDYLRINKDYTTNVSNDRDKKHFLRSIVNFGQANNTLILGDNIKDLNDLEICFAMGIDGNSSY; this is translated from the coding sequence AATTATTATAAATTAAGTAATAGTATAAATTTTAATTCAAAAGAACCTTTATCTCTTAAATTCTTTTTATATAAAGATGATAAGACTTTAAATGCTATTTCTAAACTGCACTTTTTTTATGAAAAAGCTAGAGAAGGATTTGATTTAAAAAGTATTGATGAAAATCTTATTTCTAGTTCAAATATCTATTTTTTTGATAGAAAACTAGGTAGAATTGATTATCTATTAGATGAAAGTGTACTAGAAAAGAAATTATTAAAACTATATGATGATTATCTTTTATATTCTATTATTGCCATTTTTTTGATGATTATAATTATTTATTTGATTTATTATTACTTTTCTAAAAGTGTAACTTTAAAAAATGTTATTATGTTTAAAGAGTATTTAAAAGAGGTTTTAGATACTAATATGTCAAATAAACCAATGGAAAAAAGTGGAGATGCTAATATTGATGAATCAATAGACTTATTGAGTAAAATATTAAAAAAATATTCAGCAGTTTTAAGTGAACTTAATATAAATAAAGACATCCTAGAAAGAAAAGTTTTTACAGATGATTTAACAGGACTACCAAACCAAAAAGTTTTTGAACTAGACTTAAAAAACATGTTTATACTAGCTTCTAGTGGCTATATTGGCTTAATCAAACTTGATTGTTTAGGCTCTTTTACAAAAGATAATGGTTCCGCTTTAGCTAACCACTTAATCGAGGAATTTTCTAATACAGTACAAAATAAATTTTCAGAACACGGCTTTAGTAAATCTACTTTTTATAGATTTTTTGGTTCAGAGTTTGCAATAATAATAAAAGATGAAAGTGAAGATAAAGTAAAAGACTATTGTACTGATTTAGAAGATGAATTTAACGAAGTTAAAGAAAGATATGAGATAAAAGATAAGTTAGCTTATTATAGTTTTATTCCATTTGATAAATATGGAACAATAAACTCTATTCTTCAATCTATGACAGAATCTTATAACAAAGTAAAAGATAGTGGAGAAACTTTCAATATTGTTAACTCTTCAGAAGTATTAGATAAGTTTTTATTTTTAGAACAAACTGTTCGAGATATAATTAGTAATAACTCTTTTAAAATTACTTTTGGGCTAGATACAAAAAGTAATGGATTTGGTGAAAAAACTATCATGAGGGAAGTTATTCCTATAATATATGATGAAAATCAAGAGAGATTTCAAATTGGAACTTTTATATCAATTTGTGAAAAAATTGATAAGGCAGTTGATTTTGATAAATTAGTTATTCAAAGGGTTGTTCAATATATCAAGTCAAATGAAATAAGTCATGTTGTAGCTATAAACTTATCACTTTTTTCATTAAGAGATAAGGAGTTTATTAATTGGTTACATTCACTGTTAATTTTAGATAAAGAGATTACAAAGTATTTGGTATTTAGTTTAACTTCTTATAATGTTTCAACTAATATTGATGTATTTAAAAACTTTGTAAGTGAGGTTCATAGATTTGGAGCAAAAGTTATTTTGAAAAGATATAGTTCAAATGATTTTTCCCTTGATGAGTTGAAAAGTTTTAAATTAGATTATTTAAGAATTAATAAAGACTATACAACAAATGTTTCAAATGATAGAGATAAAAAACATTTTTTAAGATCAATAGTTAACTTTGGGCAAGCAAATAATACTCTTATCTTAGGTGATAATATAAAAGATTTAAATGATTTAGAAATCTGTTTTGCTATGGGTATTGATGGGAATAGTAGTTATTAA